GCTTCACAGAGCTCATGTACTGGGAACTGGAAATATAAAGGACACCTCTGCATTCATCTCCCCTCcccattttctctgctgctctcctgcagcctcaGGGAAACATCTCAGCTGGTTGCAGCTACCAAACAAGATGCTCTGCTCCATGTTGCACCTATTTGTACCTCTGGATCCAACTCCTTATGTCCAACAGCAACCAGTTACACCAGTTGCCAATAGTCAGCTTATACCCATTGCTCACCTGGCCTCATTTAGGTCTGGATCCTGATTTCTGTCCCAAGGAAAGGCCATGTCCAATCCCTGCATCTTCTCCTGGTAGATTCTGTTGAAGGTCTCGCTCTGTGCCACTGTGAAATGGTTCTTCCAGTCCCCACAGATGCCTGAGGAagtaatatttctgtttcagagtaCACACCACTGCACAGTCCTCCTTCCTGCTCAGTTTTTGGGTGCAGTTACCACCCTGAAGCGCTGTCCAAAATGAGTAGCCATCCCCACGGACCCAGCTCCTCTAACCTAagttcctgtgctgctgtcctCCTGATCCTCTCCAGTGCTCCCATGGTGACACCAAAACCCAGCACATTGATGGGGCCCCCTCTGCTCACCTTTCCTCAGGAACTGGCCTTTGGTCTGGTCCATGATGTCTGTGGGGAGCAAGATGGAGCTGCACATCGGGTTCTGCCTCATGGCTGTGAAGGAGGCATTTTGGACTACTGAGGAGATAGCATCATCATCTAAATTCTTTCCCAAAAAATGGCAGAGGCGTCGCACACTGCATTGCAGATCCTTAGGGACACAGAATAATCCTGTTACCATCGAGGGTGACGCATCAGCACATTTGGAGCTGTTGGGTCTGCCAAGGTCACTACCTGTTTCAGCTCTTCATAGGtgatgaagaagaaattctccTTGTCCTTCATCTGCATCCAGCCTTGGACATGTTCAAACCAGGAGCCATGGGGCACTGACGGGAGA
This window of the Numida meleagris isolate 19003 breed g44 Domestic line linkage group LGE64, NumMel1.0, whole genome shotgun sequence genome carries:
- the LOC110390406 gene encoding sulfotransferase family cytosolic 2B member 1-like isoform X3, giving the protein MTEILSLIRSHGHPSWSQTVLNSDRMPWFSTRLGLEAALSYPSPRLLTCHLPRHIFPKSFSHSTAKVIYTVRDPRDVVVSYFYFCKMCNSYEDPVSFEQFLRDFLNGELPHGSWFEHVQGWMQMKDKENFFFITYEELKQDLQCSVRRLCHFLGKNLDDDAISSVVQNASFTAMRQNPMCSSILLPTDIMDQTKGQFLRKGICGDWKNHFTVAQSETFNRIYQEKMQGLDMAFPWDRNQDPDLNEASMNANDTEAGSSEDRDDVLRRQHRL